A window of the Citrus sinensis cultivar Valencia sweet orange chromosome 9, DVS_A1.0, whole genome shotgun sequence genome harbors these coding sequences:
- the LOC107178493 gene encoding uncharacterized protein LOC107178493 codes for MSHRKGLKVAVLLSGGVDSSVAIRLLHAAGHSCIAFYLKIWFQEDFENFWTECPWEEDMKYAKAVYDQVLQTEHLHK; via the exons ATGTCCCATCGAAAGGGCCTTAAGGTTGCTGTTCTTTTGAGCGGCGGAGTTGATAGCAGTGTTGCAATTAGACTTCTTCATGCTGCTGGTCATTCTTGCATAGCCTTTTACCTCAAAATTTGGTTTCAA GAAGATTTCGAGAACTTTTGGACTGAATGCCCATGGGAAGAAGATATGAAGTATGCAAAAGCTGTTTATGATCAG GTATTGCAGACGGAACACCTTCACAAGTGA